A window of the Helianthus annuus cultivar XRQ/B chromosome 4, HanXRQr2.0-SUNRISE, whole genome shotgun sequence genome harbors these coding sequences:
- the LOC118491250 gene encoding E3 ubiquitin-protein ligase MBR2-like, whose protein sequence is MQGQRSIFDPFPETVDLNQGSNNSMDEADDWNNMLSLTERQLLNNDLSNELNFRSWDVGESSSRASLQGQVSNNGQSWSNSASREHESSAFHQVNTQRPVSNHVSMNVNLNVGFEATDSDDDGMGRYSEYGSGSSLDNWGLSCKRKSLEGTSTQTLGVGSSCFPETSRSLNISSHLVNSVSVNRHEPPNTRIEVQESSPTPTHFGSRGSLLNNNNNNINNNIRHPNGNSSHRSSSRQLLLNEFLDRGQVGNHSNQQPPLTHVPNIPRNAYHFPWGGNTGSRSRSSSSLLRNNVQMHNFVPPSESRNSVQDPTNWSLATGGSGGSSGGSRGFNGVWAPQRNNHATPSQQRSSEFPPWTLFPSSEVEYGGHRGHFSQFFGGSSSTSEDNHIQRRTYPSFSRSALLMEVPGDDWRALATDIEGRQRLVSEIRQVLNAMRRGENLRAEDYMLFDPFINGVAELHDRHRDMRLDVDNMSYEELLALEERIGNVNTGLSEEVILKSMKQRKHIAFMAISTPNLEPCCICQEDYDTGDNIGSLDCGHDFHTDCIKQWLAQKNTCPICKMPGLAT, encoded by the exons ATGCAAGGTCAAAGGAGCATTTTTGACCCTTTCCCAGAGACTGTTGACCTTAACCAGGGGTCAAATAACAGTATGGATGAAGCTGATGATTGGAATAACATGTTGTCTCTAACAGAAAGACAGTTGTTAAATAACGATCTTTCCAACGAGCTAAATTTTAGAAGCTGGGATGTTGGTGAATCAAGCTCTAGAGCTAGTTTGCAAGGTCAGGTTTCTAATAATGGTCAAAGTTGGTCAAATTCAGCCAGTCGTGAACATGAATCATCAGCATTTCATCAGGTTAATACGCAACGTCCCGTTTCCAATCATGTTTCTATGAATGTAAACTTAAACGTTGGATTTGAGGCCACTGATAGTGACGATGATGGCATGGGGCGTTATTCTGAATACGGGTCGGGTTCATCTTTAGATAATTGGGGTTTATCTTGCAAAAGAAAATCCCTAGAAGGTACATCCACTCAAACCCTCGGTGTTGGTTCTAGTTGCTTTCCGGAAACTTCTAGAAGCTTAAATATATCATCACATCTAGTCAACTCTGTTTCGGTCAACCGTCATGAACCTCCAAACACAAGAATCGAAGTTCAAGAAAGTTCACCAACACCAACACATTTTGGCAGTAGAGGCTCGCttcttaataataataataataatattaataacaatattAGGCATCCAAATGGTAACTCATCTCACCGATCATCTAGTAGACAGCTTTTGCTTAATGAGTTTTTGGACCGAGGGCAAGTCGGTAATCATTCAAATCAACAACCACCGTTAACGCACGTTCCAAATATTCCAAGAAACGCGTATCACTTTCCGTGGGGTGGTAATACCGGTTCAAGAAGCAGGAGTTCTTCAAGCTTGCTAAGAAACAATGTGCAAATGCATAATTTTGTTCCGCCATCCGAGAGTCGGAATTCGGTACAAGATCCTACAAATTGGAGCTTAGCTACCGGTGGCAGTGGCGGTAGCAGTGGTGGTTCTCGTGGTTTTAATGGAGTATGGGCGCCTCAACGTAATAACCACGCAACGCCAAGTCAGCAAAGATCGTCTGAGTTTCCACCTTGGACGCTTTTTCCGTCTTCGGAGGTGGAATATGGAGGGCATAGAGGTCATTTTTCTCAGTTTTTTGGTGGCTCTTCTTCTACTTCAGAAGATAATCATATTCAGAGACGTACCTACCCGTCATTTTCAAGGTCTGCTTTATTAATGGAGGTACCGGGTGATGATTGGCGAGCTTTAGCTACTGATATTGAGGGAAGACAGCGGCTGGTATCTGAG ATCCGACAGGTGTTAAATGCCATGCGAAGGGGTGAAAATTTACGAGCCGAG GATTATATGCTCTTTGATCCATTTATCAACGGTGTTGCTGAGTTGCATGACAGGCACCGTGACATGAGACTGGACGTCGATAATATGTCATATGAG GAACTGCTAGCATTGGAAGAACGTATAGGAAATGTGAACACTGGGCTGAGTGAAGAAGTCATTTTAAAGTCGATGAAACAAAGGAAACACATAGCTTTTATGGCGATTTCAACTCCTAATTTGGAACCATGTTGCATATGTCAG GAGGATTATGACACTGGTGACAATATTGGAAGCTTGGATTGTGGACATGACTTCCACACAGATTGCATCAAACAGTGGCTGGCACAGAAAAATACTTGCCCCATTTGCAAGATGCCTGGTTTGGCTACTTAA